The Halosimplex litoreum genome has a window encoding:
- a CDS encoding oligopeptide/dipeptide ABC transporter ATP-binding protein: MSTDEPTAEDPADDLTADEPATDVPDDEPILSLDDVNVHYTPGGIVKRALTDKKVRAVDGVSFDLYDNDIVVLVGESGCGKTTLGKTAIGLEQPTSGSISYRGQDIWDAKENPRGADIEFTEIRRSMQIIHQDPANALNSSRRVKAILSDPLKKYRTELGPKEREDTIYRFLEFVDMMPPEDYAERYPHQLSGGEKQRVALGRALLMNPDVILADEAISALDVSLRVGMMDLILDLQETFDTSYVFISHDLANARYLAKRAGGRIAIMYLGEIVEIGPPDEILQNPTHPYTKVLKWSTPTVDPDLAKERIQEDPPVREVDVPDPEDPPSGCKFHTRCPEAREVCTQEEPERFDTAGESDAACFRALETHEYWNSAELADAEADEYDAQDSSTFGD, encoded by the coding sequence ATGAGTACAGACGAACCCACGGCGGAGGACCCAGCGGACGACCTGACCGCCGACGAGCCGGCGACCGACGTACCGGACGACGAACCGATCCTGTCGCTCGACGACGTGAACGTCCACTACACACCCGGCGGGATCGTCAAGCGAGCGCTGACCGACAAGAAGGTCCGCGCGGTCGACGGCGTCAGCTTCGACCTCTACGACAACGATATCGTCGTCCTGGTCGGCGAGTCGGGCTGTGGCAAGACCACGCTGGGCAAGACCGCGATCGGCCTCGAACAGCCTACCAGCGGGTCGATCTCTTACCGCGGCCAGGACATCTGGGACGCAAAGGAGAACCCTCGCGGCGCCGACATCGAGTTCACCGAGATCCGGCGCTCGATGCAGATCATCCACCAGGACCCCGCCAACGCGCTGAACTCCTCGCGACGCGTCAAGGCGATCCTCTCGGACCCGCTCAAGAAGTACCGGACCGAGCTGGGACCGAAGGAACGCGAGGACACGATCTATCGCTTCCTGGAGTTCGTGGACATGATGCCGCCGGAGGACTACGCCGAGCGCTACCCCCACCAGCTGTCGGGCGGGGAGAAACAGCGCGTCGCGCTCGGTCGCGCCCTGCTGATGAACCCGGACGTGATCCTGGCCGACGAGGCCATCTCGGCGCTGGACGTGAGCCTGCGCGTCGGGATGATGGACCTGATCCTCGACCTGCAGGAGACGTTCGACACTTCCTACGTCTTCATCAGCCACGACCTGGCCAACGCCCGGTATCTCGCCAAGCGCGCCGGCGGGCGCATCGCCATCATGTACCTCGGCGAGATCGTCGAGATCGGGCCGCCCGACGAGATCCTCCAGAACCCGACTCACCCGTACACCAAGGTCCTGAAGTGGTCGACGCCGACGGTCGACCCCGACCTGGCCAAAGAGCGGATCCAGGAGGACCCGCCGGTCCGCGAGGTGGACGTCCCGGACCCCGAGGACCCACCCTCGGGCTGTAAGTTCCACACCCGCTGTCCGGAGGCCCGCGAGGTCTGCACGCAGGAAGAACCCGAGCGGTTCGACACCGCCGGCGAGAGCGACGCCGCCTGCTTCCGAGCGCTGGAGACCCACGAGTACTGGAACAGCGCGGAACTGGCCGACGCCGAGGCCGACGAGTACGACGCGCAGGACTCCTCGACGTTCGGCGACTGA
- the thsA gene encoding thermosome subunit alpha, whose product MADGPMVVLSDESQRTSGEDARSMNLEAGRAVAETIRTTLGPRGMDKMLVDQGGNVVVTNDGVTLLEEMDVDHPAADMVVDVATTQEEEVGDGTTSAVILAGALLGNAEELLEQDIHPTSIVAGYRHAAETVTEVFEDIATEVDPDDTEVLEQVAGTAMTGKGAETAKDLLSEMVVSAVRAAVREDGTVDQDAVDVRQFYGASIDDSEFVEGVLFDIEPVHQNMSRDLDDANVLVYEGDIEVSESEVGAEASVGDMADLQGFVEREQSELSDKVDAIVEAGADVVLADGGIDEYAAELLVEHGITAFRRVDDDKRQRVAAATGAERVGDLKLLTSDHLGHAGSVHERVIRDVTVRRQADHESTVVFGDLPEEGIGTILLRGGTEHVLDEVERAVVDSVGVVSAAIEDGHVLPGGGAPEIEASLALREEADSVEGREQLAVEAFAEAFEDGPRTLAENAGHDAIDALVDMTARHDGGDVNVGIDADTGELVEMFEDGVVEPLRVKTTAVNSAVDASTMILRIDDVISAGDLSVGGEDEDEGGAGGPPGGAGGMGGGMGGMM is encoded by the coding sequence ATGGCCGACGGACCGATGGTGGTCCTCTCCGACGAAAGCCAGCGCACGTCGGGCGAGGACGCCCGGTCGATGAACCTCGAGGCAGGGCGTGCAGTCGCGGAGACGATCCGAACGACCCTCGGCCCCCGAGGGATGGACAAGATGCTCGTCGACCAGGGCGGCAACGTCGTCGTCACGAACGACGGGGTGACACTTCTGGAGGAGATGGACGTCGACCATCCCGCCGCGGACATGGTCGTCGACGTGGCGACGACCCAGGAGGAGGAGGTCGGCGACGGCACTACCTCCGCCGTCATCCTCGCCGGCGCCTTGCTCGGCAACGCCGAGGAACTGCTCGAACAGGACATCCACCCGACCTCGATCGTCGCGGGCTACCGCCACGCCGCCGAGACGGTCACCGAGGTGTTCGAGGACATCGCGACCGAGGTCGACCCCGACGACACCGAGGTACTCGAACAGGTCGCCGGCACTGCGATGACCGGCAAGGGCGCCGAGACCGCCAAGGACCTGCTCTCCGAGATGGTCGTCAGCGCCGTCCGCGCCGCGGTCCGCGAGGACGGGACCGTCGACCAGGACGCCGTCGACGTGCGTCAGTTCTACGGCGCCTCCATCGACGACTCGGAGTTCGTCGAGGGGGTCCTCTTCGACATCGAGCCGGTCCACCAGAACATGAGCCGCGACCTCGACGACGCGAACGTCCTCGTCTACGAGGGCGACATCGAGGTCTCCGAGAGCGAGGTCGGCGCGGAAGCGTCGGTCGGCGACATGGCCGACCTGCAGGGCTTCGTCGAGCGCGAGCAGTCCGAGCTGTCGGACAAGGTCGACGCGATCGTCGAGGCGGGCGCCGACGTGGTCCTCGCCGACGGCGGCATCGACGAGTACGCCGCCGAACTCCTCGTCGAGCACGGCATCACGGCCTTCCGCCGCGTCGACGACGACAAGCGCCAGCGCGTCGCGGCCGCGACGGGCGCCGAGCGCGTCGGCGACCTGAAGCTGCTGACCTCCGACCACCTCGGCCACGCCGGCAGCGTCCACGAGCGGGTCATCCGCGACGTGACCGTCCGCCGGCAGGCCGACCACGAATCGACGGTCGTCTTCGGTGACCTCCCCGAAGAGGGCATCGGGACGATCCTCCTGCGCGGCGGCACCGAGCACGTCCTCGACGAGGTCGAGCGGGCGGTCGTCGACAGCGTCGGTGTCGTCTCCGCCGCCATCGAGGACGGCCACGTCCTGCCGGGCGGCGGCGCCCCGGAGATCGAGGCGTCGCTCGCGCTCCGCGAGGAGGCCGACTCCGTCGAGGGCCGCGAGCAACTCGCCGTCGAGGCCTTCGCCGAGGCCTTCGAGGACGGCCCCCGAACGCTCGCCGAGAACGCCGGTCACGACGCCATCGACGCGCTGGTCGACATGACCGCGCGCCACGACGGCGGCGACGTGAACGTCGGCATCGACGCCGACACCGGCGAACTCGTCGAGATGTTCGAGGACGGCGTCGTCGAGCCGCTGCGCGTCAAGACCACGGCCGTCAACTCCGCGGTCGACGCCTCGACGATGATCCTCCGCATCGACGACGTGATCTCCGCCGGCGACCTCTCGGTCGGCGGCGAGGACGAGGACGAAGGCGGTGCGGGCGGTCCGCCCGGCGGTGCCGGCGGCATGGGCGGCGGCATGGGCGGCATGATGTGA
- a CDS encoding IclR family transcriptional regulator codes for MDEPKHPVTTVDRTLQIVEIIQELDGAGVSEVAERVDVGKSAVHNHLNTLANREYVVKEGDEYHIGLAFLGLGAYARKRNEIFDAAHAEVDKLADETGELVNLLVEKSGQGIYLYQAQGDNAVELDTYEGKRVNLHCTGLGKAILGFRPEDEVEAILDDHGMPAETEHTITDPDTFFEELAEVREQGYAIDEEERLNGLRCVAAPITDDDDRAIAAISVSCPVHRVDDDRFYEELRQAVLGAANVVELEHNYS; via the coding sequence ATGGACGAGCCGAAACACCCGGTCACGACGGTCGACCGAACGTTACAGATCGTCGAGATCATCCAGGAACTCGACGGTGCGGGCGTCTCGGAGGTCGCAGAGCGGGTCGACGTGGGCAAGAGCGCGGTGCACAACCACCTCAACACGCTCGCCAATCGCGAGTACGTCGTCAAGGAGGGCGACGAGTATCACATCGGCCTCGCGTTCCTCGGGCTGGGCGCGTACGCTCGCAAGCGCAACGAGATCTTCGACGCCGCCCACGCCGAGGTCGACAAGCTCGCCGACGAGACGGGCGAACTCGTCAACCTCCTCGTCGAGAAGAGCGGCCAGGGCATCTACCTCTACCAGGCTCAGGGCGACAACGCCGTCGAACTCGACACCTACGAGGGCAAGCGCGTCAACCTCCACTGCACCGGCCTCGGAAAGGCCATCCTGGGCTTTCGCCCCGAAGACGAAGTCGAGGCGATCCTCGACGACCACGGTATGCCCGCCGAGACCGAACACACCATCACCGATCCCGACACGTTCTTCGAGGAGCTCGCCGAGGTCCGCGAGCAGGGCTACGCCATCGACGAGGAGGAACGGCTCAACGGCCTCCGCTGCGTCGCCGCGCCTATCACCGACGACGACGACCGCGCCATCGCCGCCATCAGCGTCTCTTGCCCCGTCCACCGCGTCGACGACGACCGCTTCTACGAGGAACTCCGACAGGCGGTGCTGGGCGCCGCCAACGTCGTCGAACTGGAACACAACTACTCCTAG
- a CDS encoding mandelate racemase family protein — translation MSPEIIKIESVEFNYPLRDVGVDGNGFNLVYEPGSTTERKLFAIRVHTDEGIAGEYVGGNSPGAAQINTFADYLIGKDPLEREKLWSEAKRALRKYDRMGIGPIDIALWDFAGKYYDAPIHELLGTYRTRLPAYASTYHGDDEGGLDSPEAFADFAEACLEMGYGGFKIHGWGGGDELRDLDREIEAVHAVGERVGDEMDLMHDPACELETFADALKLGRALDEEGFYWYEDPYRDGGISQHGHRKLRQQLDTPILQTEHVRGLEPATDFVANEATDFVRADPEYDGGITGAMKRARVAEGFGLDVEFHAPGPAQRHCIAAARNANYYELALVHPDCSNTQPPVYEGDYSDMIDTIDDEGTVPVPDGPGLGVEYDWEYIEANQTGSLHVYE, via the coding sequence GTGAGCCCAGAGATAATCAAAATCGAGAGTGTCGAATTCAATTACCCGCTCCGCGACGTCGGGGTCGACGGGAACGGATTCAATCTCGTGTACGAGCCCGGGTCGACGACGGAGCGGAAGCTCTTCGCGATCAGGGTCCACACCGACGAGGGGATCGCCGGTGAGTACGTCGGCGGGAACTCACCGGGAGCGGCACAGATCAACACGTTCGCCGACTATCTGATCGGGAAGGACCCCCTCGAACGCGAGAAGCTCTGGAGCGAAGCCAAGCGCGCCCTTCGAAAGTACGACCGGATGGGGATCGGACCGATCGACATCGCCCTCTGGGACTTCGCTGGCAAGTACTACGACGCTCCGATCCACGAACTCCTCGGTACTTACCGCACGCGCCTCCCGGCGTACGCTTCGACGTACCACGGTGACGACGAAGGCGGCCTCGACTCGCCGGAGGCGTTCGCCGACTTCGCCGAGGCGTGCCTGGAGATGGGATACGGTGGGTTCAAGATCCACGGCTGGGGTGGCGGCGACGAGCTGCGAGACCTCGACCGCGAGATCGAAGCGGTCCACGCCGTCGGCGAGCGTGTCGGCGACGAGATGGATCTCATGCACGACCCGGCGTGCGAACTCGAGACGTTCGCCGACGCGCTGAAACTCGGCCGCGCGCTCGACGAGGAGGGCTTTTACTGGTACGAGGACCCGTATCGCGACGGCGGGATCTCCCAACACGGACACCGGAAACTCCGCCAGCAGCTCGACACCCCGATCCTCCAGACCGAGCACGTCCGCGGCCTGGAGCCCGCTACGGACTTCGTCGCCAACGAAGCGACCGACTTCGTCCGTGCCGACCCCGAATACGACGGTGGGATCACCGGCGCGATGAAGCGGGCCCGCGTCGCCGAGGGATTCGGCCTCGACGTCGAGTTCCACGCGCCGGGCCCAGCCCAGCGCCACTGCATCGCCGCCGCGCGGAACGCCAACTACTACGAACTCGCACTCGTCCATCCGGACTGCTCGAACACCCAGCCGCCCGTGTACGAAGGCGACTACTCGGACATGATCGACACTATCGACGACGAGGGGACGGTCCCGGTTCCCGACGGCCCCGGCCTCGGCGTCGAGTACGACTGGGAGTACATCGAAGCGAATCAGACCGGTAGTCTCCACGTCTACGAGTAG
- the xacF gene encoding 2,5-dioxovalerate dehydrogenase: MTETTNLYIDGEWVPAEDGSTFAVENPADTSETVAEYAKGSTEDAQKAIDAANEAQGDWEAMPAPDRGAILRETGAVLEERKEELTEQLSREEGKTLSEAGGEVQRAIDIFYYYASKAADNAGKRKGPSGGRTSVYTKREALGVAGLVTPWNYPIAIPAWKIAPALATGNAIVLKPASAAPGPAGAIVQALEDAGLPDGVINFVPGSGSDVGAELTSNDGIDAVSFTGSSEVGHHVYDAATDNMARAQAEMGGKNPAIITDSADVEEAVEIVGAGAFGVTGQACTACSRAIVHTDVYDEFVEGIVEYAESIDIGPGVEDPGMGPHVTQSELESTLEYVDVAANEGATHETGGERLEGDEYDDGYYVTPAVFSDVERDMRIFQEEVFGPVLAVTEVEDFDDAIETANDSEYGLSSSVVTDDLNEAHEFVERTEAGVAKVNEKTTGLELHVPFGGVKDSSTNTYREQGDAGLDFFTEIKTVYLNT, translated from the coding sequence ATGACAGAGACAACGAACCTGTACATCGACGGCGAGTGGGTCCCGGCCGAGGACGGGTCCACGTTCGCGGTCGAGAACCCGGCCGACACGAGCGAGACGGTCGCCGAGTACGCCAAAGGCTCCACCGAGGACGCCCAGAAGGCTATCGACGCCGCCAACGAGGCCCAGGGCGACTGGGAAGCGATGCCGGCACCGGACCGCGGCGCGATCCTCCGCGAGACCGGTGCGGTCCTCGAAGAGCGCAAGGAGGAACTGACCGAGCAGCTCTCCCGCGAAGAGGGTAAGACGCTCTCGGAAGCTGGCGGTGAGGTCCAGCGAGCCATCGACATCTTCTACTACTACGCTTCGAAGGCCGCGGACAACGCGGGCAAGCGCAAGGGTCCGAGCGGCGGCCGCACGTCGGTCTACACGAAGCGCGAGGCGCTCGGCGTCGCCGGCCTCGTCACGCCGTGGAACTACCCCATCGCCATCCCGGCCTGGAAGATCGCCCCCGCCCTCGCGACGGGCAACGCGATCGTCCTCAAGCCCGCCTCGGCCGCACCCGGTCCCGCCGGCGCCATCGTGCAGGCGCTCGAAGACGCCGGTCTCCCGGACGGCGTCATCAACTTCGTCCCCGGCTCCGGCAGCGACGTCGGTGCCGAGCTGACCTCGAACGACGGCATCGACGCCGTCTCGTTCACCGGCAGCTCCGAGGTCGGCCACCACGTCTACGACGCGGCCACCGACAACATGGCCCGCGCGCAGGCCGAGATGGGCGGCAAGAACCCCGCCATCATCACGGACAGCGCGGACGTCGAGGAAGCGGTCGAAATCGTCGGCGCCGGCGCGTTCGGCGTGACCGGCCAGGCGTGTACCGCCTGCTCCCGCGCCATCGTCCACACGGACGTCTACGACGAGTTCGTCGAGGGCATCGTCGAGTACGCCGAGTCCATCGACATCGGTCCCGGCGTCGAGGACCCCGGCATGGGTCCCCACGTGACCCAGAGTGAGCTCGAATCCACGCTCGAATACGTCGACGTAGCGGCCAACGAGGGCGCGACCCACGAGACCGGCGGCGAGCGTCTCGAAGGCGACGAGTACGACGACGGCTACTACGTCACCCCTGCGGTCTTCTCCGACGTCGAGCGCGACATGCGCATCTTCCAGGAGGAAGTGTTCGGCCCGGTCCTCGCCGTCACCGAAGTCGAGGACTTCGACGACGCCATCGAGACCGCCAACGACAGCGAGTACGGTCTCTCCTCGTCGGTCGTCACCGACGACCTGAACGAGGCCCACGAGTTCGTCGAGCGCACCGAAGCCGGTGTCGCGAAGGTCAACGAGAAGACTACGGGTCTCGAGCTTCACGTGCCCTTCGGCGGCGTGAAGGACTCCTCGACCAACACCTACCGCGAGCAGGGCGACGCCGGTCTCGACTTCTTCACCGAGATCAAGACGGTCTACCTCAACACGTAG
- a CDS encoding IclR family transcriptional regulator, with protein MTDTTSQDDGTQSLSVVRQAFEILEHLTDVESTGVTELANELDVPKTTAHSYLKTLENTGYAINEDGRYRLSLRILRHAGQLRHSFTLYQVGRSQVDRLARETGEAVNLGVPEGGERVIIYGAEGENAIWDDVPIGSRTPLNLTAIGKAILSHWSEPRLRAFLDGQGLGEATEHSLSDEDRIVAELEETRERGYSVEDEEHIVGVRAFGMPIKQSDGTVIGAMSITGPTSRLSQTETEKQLVNELRETVNIIELRHEQY; from the coding sequence GTGACCGACACCACTTCCCAAGACGACGGAACCCAGTCGCTCTCGGTCGTGCGACAGGCATTCGAAATACTCGAACACCTCACCGACGTGGAGTCGACGGGAGTGACCGAACTGGCGAACGAACTGGACGTTCCGAAAACCACGGCCCACTCCTACCTCAAGACACTCGAGAACACCGGTTACGCGATCAACGAGGACGGACGATACCGGCTTTCGCTCCGGATCCTTCGACATGCGGGGCAACTCCGGCACTCGTTTACCCTCTACCAGGTGGGCCGCTCTCAGGTCGACAGGCTCGCGCGCGAGACGGGTGAGGCCGTGAACCTCGGCGTCCCGGAGGGTGGTGAACGAGTCATCATCTACGGGGCCGAGGGGGAGAACGCGATCTGGGACGACGTACCGATCGGCTCGCGGACCCCGCTCAACCTCACGGCCATCGGAAAAGCGATCCTGTCACACTGGTCCGAGCCCAGGCTCCGGGCCTTTCTGGACGGGCAAGGCCTCGGCGAAGCGACGGAACACTCGCTCAGCGACGAGGACCGCATCGTAGCCGAACTCGAGGAGACCCGAGAGCGAGGCTACTCCGTCGAAGACGAAGAACACATCGTCGGCGTCCGAGCGTTCGGGATGCCGATCAAGCAAAGCGATGGGACCGTCATCGGGGCGATGTCGATCACCGGGCCGACCTCACGACTGTCTCAGACGGAAACGGAAAAACAGCTGGTCAACGAGTTGCGCGAGACGGTCAACATAATCGAGCTTCGACACGAGCAGTACTGA
- a CDS encoding mandelate racemase/muconate lactonizing enzyme family protein, with the protein MVDFDKISDPNAEYTMRDLSAETMGVENERGGTRDAEITDVQTTMVDGNYPWILVRVYTDAGPVGNGECYWGGGDTAIIERMKPFLVGENPLDIDRLYEHMIQKMSGEGSISGKVISAISGVEIALHDVAGKLTDLPAYQLLGGKYRDSARVYCDLHTEDEANPQACAEEADRVVSDLGYDAIKFDLDVPSGHEKDRANRHLRPGEIEHKAEIVEATTEAVGDRADVAFDCHWSYATGSAKRLAKRLEEYDVWWLEDVVPPENHDAQREVTQSTATPLATGENVYRTHGNRDLIENEAIDIIAPDIPRVGGMREGRKIAAMADMYYIPVAMHNVSSPIGTMASAQLAAAIPNSLAVEYHSYELGWWEDLVEEDNLIEEGRMEIPEEPGLGLTLDFDTVEENMVEGETLFDEA; encoded by the coding sequence ATGGTCGACTTCGACAAGATCAGCGATCCGAACGCTGAATACACGATGCGGGACCTCTCCGCGGAGACGATGGGCGTCGAGAACGAGCGCGGCGGCACACGCGACGCGGAGATCACCGACGTACAGACCACGATGGTCGACGGCAACTACCCGTGGATCCTCGTGCGCGTCTACACCGACGCCGGCCCGGTCGGCAACGGTGAGTGTTACTGGGGCGGCGGCGACACCGCCATCATCGAGCGGATGAAGCCGTTCCTCGTCGGCGAGAACCCCCTCGACATCGACCGCCTCTACGAGCACATGATCCAGAAGATGTCCGGCGAGGGCTCCATCTCCGGGAAGGTCATCTCCGCTATCTCCGGCGTCGAGATCGCCCTGCACGACGTTGCGGGCAAGCTCACCGACCTGCCGGCCTACCAGCTGCTCGGCGGCAAGTACCGCGACTCCGCGCGCGTCTACTGCGACCTCCACACCGAGGACGAAGCCAACCCGCAGGCCTGCGCCGAAGAGGCCGACCGCGTCGTCTCCGACCTGGGCTACGACGCCATCAAGTTCGACCTCGACGTGCCCTCGGGTCACGAGAAGGACCGTGCCAACCGCCACCTCCGGCCCGGCGAGATCGAGCACAAGGCAGAGATCGTCGAGGCGACGACCGAAGCCGTCGGCGACCGCGCCGACGTGGCCTTCGACTGCCACTGGTCGTACGCCACTGGCAGCGCCAAGCGCCTCGCCAAGCGCCTCGAAGAGTACGACGTGTGGTGGCTCGAGGACGTCGTGCCGCCGGAGAACCACGACGCCCAGCGCGAAGTCACGCAGTCGACCGCGACCCCGCTGGCCACCGGCGAGAACGTCTACCGCACCCACGGCAACCGCGACCTCATCGAGAACGAAGCCATCGACATCATCGCCCCCGACATCCCGCGCGTCGGCGGCATGCGCGAGGGCCGCAAGATCGCAGCCATGGCCGACATGTACTACATCCCCGTCGCCATGCACAACGTCTCCTCGCCCATCGGCACGATGGCGTCCGCGCAGCTCGCCGCGGCCATCCCGAACTCTCTTGCCGTCGAGTACCACTCCTACGAGCTCGGCTGGTGGGAGGACCTGGTCGAAGAGGACAACCTCATCGAGGAAGGTCGGATGGAGATCCCCGAAGAGCCCGGTCTCGGTCTGACGCTCGACTTCGACACCGTCGAGGAGAACATGGTCGAAGGCGAGACGCTGTTCGACGAAGCGTAA
- a CDS encoding ABC transporter permease, with the protein MSVVDKVVGEDGANDDLVLLFLDNLVWPILIATFVAFAFLLPESFFTSGNIRFLLLSSAALGMLALGESICLLSGHFDLSVGSIAGFSAMITGLFMTQWFPGAPGIVGIAVILLVGGTIGLLNGVSVAYLGVNPFLQTLAFFIIFRGATIAASTYPITELPESYLFVGGGDIVSGVPFAVLILFAAFALVGFVLKYQPFGLSIYAVGGNEQASREAGINTKRVILSVYVLSGIFSGLAGLLFTGFLGAATPSLGENQMFPAFAAAIIGGISIFGGRGNILGALGGVLLLGTIEAGLVMLQVQPTLIRMTNGVILLVAILLYTGIEKYRKAKLQV; encoded by the coding sequence ATGTCTGTCGTCGACAAGGTGGTCGGCGAGGACGGGGCAAACGACGACCTGGTCCTGCTCTTCCTCGACAATCTGGTGTGGCCAATCCTGATAGCGACGTTCGTCGCCTTCGCGTTCCTCCTCCCGGAATCGTTCTTCACTTCCGGGAACATCCGGTTCCTCTTGCTCTCGAGTGCGGCCCTCGGGATGCTGGCGCTCGGTGAGTCGATCTGTCTACTGAGCGGCCACTTCGACCTGTCGGTCGGATCGATCGCTGGGTTCTCCGCGATGATCACCGGGCTGTTCATGACCCAGTGGTTCCCCGGTGCGCCGGGGATCGTCGGGATCGCCGTGATACTCCTCGTCGGCGGAACCATCGGGCTACTGAACGGCGTCTCCGTCGCGTATCTGGGCGTGAATCCCTTCCTGCAGACGCTCGCCTTCTTCATCATCTTCCGCGGCGCGACGATCGCGGCGTCGACGTATCCGATCACCGAACTCCCGGAGTCGTATCTCTTCGTCGGGGGCGGTGATATCGTCTCCGGCGTCCCGTTCGCTGTCTTGATCCTGTTCGCCGCGTTCGCCCTGGTGGGCTTCGTCCTGAAGTACCAGCCGTTCGGGCTCTCGATCTACGCGGTCGGTGGTAACGAACAGGCCTCTCGTGAAGCGGGGATCAACACCAAGCGAGTCATCCTCTCGGTCTACGTGCTCTCGGGAATCTTCAGCGGCCTCGCCGGCCTGCTGTTCACCGGCTTCCTGGGGGCGGCGACGCCGTCGCTCGGGGAGAACCAGATGTTCCCCGCGTTCGCGGCTGCCATCATCGGGGGCATCAGTATCTTCGGTGGACGTGGGAACATCCTCGGCGCCCTCGGCGGCGTCCTGTTACTCGGCACCATCGAAGCCGGCCTGGTGATGCTGCAGGTCCAGCCGACGCTCATCCGGATGACCAACGGGGTCATCCTGCTCGTCGCCATCCTACTGTACACCGGGATCGAGAAGTACCGGAAAGCGAAGCTACAGGTCTGA
- a CDS encoding glutamine amidotransferase yields the protein MSAVSALLVGESWQTIEFHVKGFDLFSSSSYTEAIDYLEAALASNEIDTTYQPCHVAASSFPETAAELGAYDVVVLSDIGYNTLAVPPETFGDGTRRPDRLRLIDEFVRDGGGLLMIGGYLSFQGIDGRANYAGTVVEDALPVTMQRTDDRVERSDGVYPDVVEPDHPVLADTRDDWPDFLGYNRFEADEDARELVRIDEDPFLVVGDHESGRSAAFASDCAPHWGPMEFVEWESYPTLWANLVRWLAGDR from the coding sequence ATGAGTGCAGTTAGCGCACTGTTAGTCGGGGAGTCGTGGCAGACGATCGAGTTCCACGTGAAGGGGTTCGATCTGTTCTCGAGTTCGAGTTACACCGAAGCCATCGACTACCTCGAGGCCGCACTGGCTTCCAACGAGATCGACACGACGTACCAGCCGTGTCACGTCGCTGCCTCGTCGTTCCCGGAGACGGCTGCGGAGTTGGGAGCGTACGACGTGGTCGTCCTGAGCGATATCGGATACAACACGCTCGCGGTCCCTCCCGAGACGTTCGGCGACGGAACGCGACGGCCCGATCGGCTCCGCCTGATCGACGAGTTCGTCCGCGACGGTGGCGGGCTGTTGATGATCGGCGGCTACCTCTCCTTCCAGGGGATCGACGGGCGAGCCAACTACGCGGGGACGGTCGTCGAAGACGCTCTCCCGGTCACTATGCAACGGACTGACGACCGGGTCGAACGATCCGACGGTGTCTACCCGGACGTGGTCGAGCCCGACCACCCGGTCCTCGCGGACACTCGGGACGACTGGCCCGACTTTCTCGGGTACAACCGATTCGAGGCGGACGAAGACGCTCGCGAACTCGTTCGTATCGACGAGGACCCGTTCTTGGTGGTCGGCGACCACGAGTCCGGTCGGTCGGCGGCGTTCGCCAGCGACTGCGCGCCCCACTGGGGCCCGATGGAGTTCGTCGAGTGGGAGAGTTACCCGACGCTGTGGGCCAACCTCGTCCGCTGGCTCGCGGGCGACCGCTGA